One region of Aurantimonas sp. HBX-1 genomic DNA includes:
- a CDS encoding HAD family hydrolase, with translation MYFLALATDYDGTLAHDGRVVKRTVASLKRLRETGRRLILVTGREIPDLQRLFPETVLFDRVVAENGALLLDPQTGQEQLLAPPPPERFVQRLRELGVGPISVGRGIVATWEPHQGAVLQAIRELGLELQIVFNKGAIMILPAGINKASGLRAALRELDISAHNVVSVGDAENDHALLAASGCGAAVANAVHSVREEADIVLAGDHGAGVAELIDRIIAEDAALAPPGRRGIRAGTDQDGREVLLAPSGGGVLIVGRSGSGKSCLATALTEKMAERQFEFCVIDPEGDYIDLEHAVFVGTLRAPPPAAEALKLLRDDTVNLVVNTQALPLCERQALISAMLAQIARQRQRTGRPHWLLIDEAHQVLPAAIGDGEAPAPVEVPAAILITAYPHAVSPAVLRGIDVVLLVGDPDDEMAAAIAGAMGVAVPPPMPACGPDEVLYWQPRSGEPVACFRAATPVQVHRRHRGKYAEGDVGADRSFYFRGPHQAMNRPARNLYRFVDIAAEVDDATWEHHLRAGDYSAWFRHVIRDEDLALEARRVEEDPTLPPQESRRRIRKAIWRRYAAPAD, from the coding sequence GCACGCTCGCCCATGACGGCCGGGTGGTGAAGCGGACCGTCGCTTCCCTCAAGCGGCTGCGGGAGACCGGCCGGCGGCTGATCCTCGTGACCGGGCGCGAAATTCCCGATCTCCAGCGGCTGTTTCCCGAGACGGTCCTGTTCGACCGCGTGGTGGCGGAAAACGGCGCGCTCCTCCTCGATCCCCAGACCGGGCAGGAGCAATTGCTGGCGCCGCCGCCGCCGGAACGCTTCGTCCAGAGGCTTCGCGAACTCGGCGTCGGGCCGATCTCGGTCGGACGCGGCATCGTCGCGACGTGGGAGCCGCACCAGGGCGCCGTCCTGCAGGCCATCCGGGAGCTGGGCCTGGAACTGCAGATCGTCTTCAACAAGGGAGCGATCATGATCCTGCCCGCCGGGATCAACAAGGCATCTGGGCTTCGCGCCGCGCTCCGGGAGCTGGACATCTCCGCCCATAACGTCGTCTCGGTCGGCGACGCGGAGAACGACCATGCGCTGCTGGCGGCCAGCGGCTGCGGCGCGGCCGTCGCCAACGCCGTCCATTCGGTCCGCGAGGAAGCCGACATCGTGCTGGCGGGCGACCACGGCGCCGGCGTCGCCGAGCTGATCGACCGGATCATCGCCGAGGACGCGGCCCTGGCGCCGCCCGGCCGCCGCGGCATCCGCGCCGGCACCGACCAGGACGGCAGGGAGGTCCTGCTGGCGCCATCGGGCGGCGGCGTGCTGATCGTCGGGCGCTCCGGCAGCGGCAAGTCGTGCCTCGCCACGGCACTCACCGAGAAGATGGCGGAGCGGCAGTTCGAGTTCTGCGTCATCGATCCGGAGGGGGATTATATCGACCTCGAGCACGCGGTGTTCGTCGGCACGCTGCGCGCCCCGCCGCCGGCGGCCGAGGCGCTGAAGCTGCTCCGCGACGACACGGTCAATCTGGTCGTGAACACCCAGGCGCTGCCGCTTTGCGAGCGGCAGGCGCTGATCTCGGCGATGCTCGCCCAGATCGCGCGCCAGCGTCAGCGCACCGGCCGGCCGCACTGGCTGCTGATCGACGAGGCGCACCAGGTCCTGCCCGCCGCCATCGGGGACGGGGAGGCGCCGGCGCCGGTCGAGGTCCCGGCGGCGATCCTGATCACCGCCTATCCCCATGCCGTCTCGCCCGCGGTCCTGCGCGGCATCGACGTCGTGCTCCTTGTCGGCGATCCCGACGACGAGATGGCGGCGGCGATCGCCGGGGCGATGGGGGTCGCGGTGCCGCCCCCGATGCCGGCATGCGGGCCCGACGAGGTGCTCTACTGGCAGCCGCGCTCCGGAGAGCCCGTGGCCTGCTTCAGGGCGGCGACGCCGGTTCAGGTGCACCGGCGTCATCGCGGCAAATACGCCGAAGGCGACGTCGGCGCGGATCGCAGCTTCTATTTCCGCGGCCCTCACCAGGCGATGAACCGCCCGGCGAGGAACCTCTACCGCTTCGTGGACATCGCGGCGGAGGTGGACGATGCGACCTGGGAACATCACCTGCGGGCAGGGGACTATTCCGCCTGGTTCCGCCACGTGATCCGCGACGAGGATCTGGCGCTGGAGGCCAGGCGCGTGGAGGAAGACCCGACCCTGCCGCCGCAGGAGAGTCGCCGCCGCATCCGCAAGGCGATCTGGCGGCGCTACGCGGCTCCCGCCGACTGA
- a CDS encoding GlxA family transcriptional regulator yields MTKRAYFLPMHRVVFVVYPGFELLDTAGPASVFTGANRVLRQSGRSEFYDVGLVSAEGGTVESSSGIAVETLRIAALRSGDTILVAGAEREPLLAAVAEPMLRAALPALASTAERFGSVCSGGFLLASLGLLDGRRVASHWDACKPFAASYPHVTVDPDALYVVDGRLWTSAGVTTGIDMALAMVARDLDASTAGEVARRLILYARRPGHQSQFSPVLAAQIKGDSPFADLIGWMQANLDAPLDIPSLADRAGLSERSFHRKFAAATGMTPARFVETARLDAARLLLSRGLSLKEIAAKVGLYPTARLSEAFERRFGMAPRLFRDMHAGLDRVDADDVAEPALRRGG; encoded by the coding sequence ATGACAAAGAGGGCGTATTTCCTGCCAATGCACCGCGTCGTCTTCGTCGTCTATCCGGGCTTCGAGCTCCTCGACACCGCCGGGCCGGCTTCGGTCTTCACCGGCGCCAATCGCGTCCTGCGCCAGTCCGGCCGCAGCGAATTCTACGATGTTGGGCTGGTATCGGCCGAAGGCGGCACGGTCGAAAGCAGCAGCGGCATCGCGGTCGAGACGCTAAGGATCGCGGCACTTCGGAGCGGCGACACGATTCTCGTCGCCGGCGCCGAGCGGGAACCGCTGCTTGCGGCGGTGGCGGAACCTATGCTTCGAGCTGCCCTGCCGGCGCTGGCGAGCACGGCGGAGCGCTTCGGCTCGGTGTGCAGCGGCGGCTTCCTCCTCGCCTCGCTGGGGCTGCTCGACGGTCGCCGCGTCGCGAGCCACTGGGACGCCTGCAAGCCTTTTGCCGCCAGCTATCCCCACGTCACCGTCGATCCGGATGCGCTTTACGTGGTCGACGGGCGGCTGTGGACGTCGGCCGGGGTCACCACCGGGATCGACATGGCGCTCGCCATGGTGGCCCGCGACCTCGACGCCTCGACCGCCGGCGAGGTGGCGAGGCGGCTGATCCTCTACGCCCGGCGCCCGGGCCACCAGTCACAGTTCAGCCCGGTCCTTGCCGCACAGATCAAGGGCGACAGCCCCTTCGCCGACCTGATCGGATGGATGCAGGCCAATCTGGACGCGCCGCTGGACATACCCTCGCTGGCCGACCGCGCCGGGCTCAGCGAACGCAGCTTCCATCGCAAGTTCGCCGCCGCGACCGGCATGACGCCCGCCCGCTTCGTCGAGACGGCGCGGCTCGACGCGGCGCGCCTGCTGCTGTCGCGCGGCCTGTCGCTGAAGGAGATCGCGGCGAAGGTCGGCCTCTATCCGACGGCGCGGCTGTCGGAAGCCTTCGAACGCCGTTTCGGCATGGCGCCGCGGCTGTTCCGCGACATGCATGCCGGGCTCGACCGGGTGGACGCTGACGACGTCGCAGAGCCGGCACTTCGCCGCGGCGGCTGA
- a CDS encoding Hsp20/alpha crystallin family protein gives MADTATRFPVKKETSPVPAPATGRLWSPLETVRNEMDRLFDVFGGRSRGALSRAGFDFDWPRETVFGGGMPAIDVAEKDDEYEITAELPGLDETDIEVKLANGLLTIMGEKKEEKEERRKDYYQSERRYGSFVRSFPLPQGIDRDAIDANFAKGVLTVRLPKTAEARAEEKKIEVKPG, from the coding sequence ATGGCCGACACAGCAACCAGATTTCCGGTCAAGAAGGAAACGTCGCCGGTCCCGGCTCCCGCGACGGGGCGTCTCTGGTCGCCCCTTGAGACCGTCCGCAACGAAATGGACCGCCTGTTCGACGTCTTCGGCGGGCGTTCCCGCGGGGCGCTCAGCCGTGCGGGCTTCGATTTCGACTGGCCGCGCGAGACCGTCTTCGGCGGCGGCATGCCGGCGATCGACGTGGCGGAAAAGGATGACGAGTACGAGATCACAGCGGAACTGCCGGGGCTCGACGAGACGGACATCGAGGTCAAGCTGGCCAACGGGCTGCTGACCATCATGGGCGAGAAGAAGGAAGAAAAGGAAGAGCGTCGCAAGGACTACTACCAGTCCGAGCGCCGCTACGGATCCTTCGTGCGCTCCTTCCCGCTGCCGCAGGGCATCGACCGTGACGCGATCGACGCGAACTTCGCCAAGGGCGTCCTCACCGTGCGGCTGCCGAAGACCGCCGAGGCCCGCGCCGAGGAGAAGAAGATCGAGGTCAAGCCGGGCTGA
- a CDS encoding zinc-dependent alcohol dehydrogenase family protein, translating to MKAMTLHAPGQPLRLEERPDPVPGPGEIRVRVEACAVCRTDLHVVDGELPDPRLPIVPGHEIVGIVEAQGSEVRQARVGSRVGVPWLGHTCGACRYCLEGQENLCDRPLFTGYTRDGGFATHVIADADFAFELPVEADPVATAPLMCAGLIGWRSLRAAGDAKRIGLYGFGAAAHIIAQVCLWQGRSVFAFTRPGDAEAEAYALSLGCSWAGGSDVAPPEELDAAIIFAPVGALVPAALSAVRKGGRVVCGGIHMSDIPAFPYRLLWEERSVVSVANLTRRDATEFLAIAPRAGVTTRTTVYPLTAANDALADLRAGRFQGAAVLCPELRQSAGAA from the coding sequence GTGAAAGCCATGACACTCCACGCTCCCGGGCAGCCGCTGCGGCTCGAGGAACGTCCGGACCCGGTGCCGGGACCGGGCGAGATCCGGGTGCGGGTGGAAGCTTGCGCCGTGTGCCGCACCGATCTGCACGTCGTCGACGGCGAACTGCCTGACCCAAGGCTGCCGATCGTGCCCGGCCACGAGATCGTCGGCATCGTCGAGGCTCAGGGCAGCGAGGTCCGCCAGGCGAGGGTCGGCTCCCGGGTCGGCGTGCCCTGGCTCGGCCACACCTGCGGCGCCTGCCGCTACTGCCTGGAAGGGCAGGAAAACCTCTGCGACCGTCCGCTGTTTACCGGCTATACCCGCGACGGCGGCTTTGCCACCCATGTCATCGCCGACGCGGATTTCGCCTTCGAGCTGCCCGTCGAGGCCGACCCGGTGGCGACGGCGCCGCTGATGTGCGCCGGGCTGATCGGATGGCGGTCGCTGCGCGCCGCCGGCGACGCGAAGCGGATCGGGCTCTACGGCTTCGGCGCCGCCGCCCACATCATCGCGCAGGTCTGCCTCTGGCAGGGCCGCTCGGTCTTTGCCTTTACCCGGCCCGGCGACGCAGAGGCCGAGGCATATGCGCTGTCGCTCGGCTGCAGCTGGGCCGGCGGTTCGGACGTCGCGCCGCCGGAGGAACTGGATGCGGCGATCATCTTCGCGCCGGTCGGGGCGCTGGTGCCCGCGGCGCTTTCGGCCGTGCGCAAGGGCGGCCGCGTGGTCTGCGGCGGCATCCACATGAGCGACATCCCGGCCTTCCCCTACCGCCTGCTGTGGGAAGAGCGCAGCGTCGTCTCGGTCGCCAACCTGACGCGGCGGGACGCCACGGAATTCCTTGCGATCGCGCCGCGCGCCGGCGTTACGACGCGAACCACCGTCTATCCGCTGACCGCCGCCAACGACGCGCTGGCGGACCTGCGGGCCGGGCGGTTCCAGGGTGCGGCGGTGCTCTGCCCCGAGCTGCGTCAGTCGGCGGGAGCCGCGTAG
- a CDS encoding methyltransferase domain-containing protein, whose product MTDIHRGFRDADQAAESEALFAFLDSADRLESIAICRRQMLALCPPRPGDRILDIGCGIGHTTLALAGRVGDAGAIVGIDKSRSLVAEAQRRAVALSASVTYRIGDASRLDFPDDHFDMCRTERVLMYVETPERALDEMVRVLRPGGRFALFEFDYDCIVVDAGNTALTRHILRQVANSIPSPWIGRRLPRLLRERGGRDMTVVPHMVATPLAMFRRVIGGTVGAAVENGALEAGGLDEWWRDLARSDTDGRFFAGFFGFIVSGRLAVEEAGRGGGKEEQGVGDAERGQGMTLARPSAAFCREPPRRWGKDRHAALSHASIRSLAAGEPTRG is encoded by the coding sequence ATGACGGACATTCACCGCGGCTTTCGGGATGCCGACCAGGCGGCGGAATCCGAGGCGCTGTTCGCCTTCCTGGATTCGGCGGATCGCCTCGAGTCCATCGCGATCTGCCGCCGACAGATGCTGGCGCTCTGCCCGCCGCGGCCGGGAGACCGGATCCTCGATATCGGCTGCGGCATCGGCCATACGACGCTCGCTCTGGCTGGAAGGGTCGGGGATGCGGGCGCGATCGTGGGCATCGACAAGAGCCGCTCGCTGGTCGCCGAAGCGCAGCGGCGCGCCGTCGCGCTCTCCGCTTCCGTCACCTACCGGATCGGGGATGCGTCCCGGCTGGATTTCCCGGACGACCATTTCGACATGTGCCGGACGGAGCGCGTGCTGATGTATGTCGAGACGCCGGAGCGTGCGCTGGACGAGATGGTCCGGGTGCTTCGGCCGGGCGGCCGCTTCGCCCTGTTCGAGTTCGACTATGACTGCATCGTGGTCGATGCCGGCAACACCGCGCTGACGCGGCACATCCTGCGGCAGGTCGCCAACTCGATCCCCAGTCCCTGGATCGGCCGCCGGCTGCCGCGGCTCCTGCGCGAGCGCGGCGGACGGGACATGACGGTCGTTCCCCACATGGTGGCGACGCCGCTCGCCATGTTCCGCAGGGTCATCGGCGGAACGGTCGGCGCTGCGGTGGAGAACGGCGCCCTCGAGGCAGGCGGGCTGGACGAATGGTGGCGGGATCTGGCGCGATCCGACACGGACGGCCGGTTCTTCGCCGGATTCTTCGGCTTCATTGTCAGCGGTCGCCTGGCAGTGGAGGAAGCCGGACGCGGAGGCGGCAAGGAGGAACAGGGCGTCGGTGACGCGGAGCGAGGGCAGGGCATGACGCTCGCCCGGCCATCGGCAGCATTCTGCCGTGAACCGCCTCGGCGGTGGGGCAAGGACCGCCACGCCGCATTGTCGCATGCCTCGATACGGTCGCTAGCGGCCGGCGAACCCACCAGGGGCTGA
- a CDS encoding DJ-1/PfpI family protein translates to MNWRIGIWVGSGLVVLCLFGFGGWMLSLPPSPAPAVAPAVAPEEHAAALSALRPRKRSRPLVAVLGINDATETTDYLVTYGILRRADVADVMALATGPGPVRLYPALTVEPDATTAAFDAAHLGGADYVIVPAMSRDDDPAALQWLRSQAAKGAFVIGVCAGAKVVGEAGLLEGRRATTHWYYREALRAISPGMSYVPDRRFVIDGSVATTTGITASMPMMLTLIEAIAGRARAAAVAVDLGLTEWDARHASAAFRLTRPFAATVLRNRLAFWRHEELGIDLRAGMDEVALALAADAWSRTYRSRAVTFADGPVETRSGIRILPDRPAASRAGEPSILAIDDRRPVEALDATLAAIAERYGASTARVVAMQLEYPGAWNGPDSSGGAATASAVSAVPRAGSRHRPGRSP, encoded by the coding sequence ATGAATTGGCGCATCGGCATTTGGGTGGGGTCCGGCCTCGTCGTCCTTTGCCTGTTCGGCTTCGGCGGCTGGATGCTGTCCCTGCCGCCATCGCCCGCGCCAGCGGTGGCGCCAGCCGTCGCGCCCGAGGAACACGCTGCGGCGCTTTCGGCACTGCGGCCGCGCAAGCGCTCGCGCCCCCTCGTTGCCGTCCTCGGCATCAACGATGCGACCGAGACGACCGACTATCTCGTCACCTACGGCATCCTGCGCCGCGCCGACGTCGCGGACGTCATGGCGCTTGCCACCGGACCTGGCCCCGTCCGGCTCTATCCGGCGCTGACGGTCGAGCCGGACGCCACGACCGCCGCCTTCGATGCGGCGCATCTCGGCGGGGCCGACTACGTCATCGTTCCGGCGATGAGCCGTGACGACGATCCGGCCGCCCTGCAGTGGCTGCGCAGCCAAGCGGCCAAGGGCGCCTTCGTCATCGGCGTATGTGCCGGGGCGAAGGTCGTCGGCGAGGCGGGCCTGCTTGAGGGCAGGCGGGCGACGACGCACTGGTACTATCGCGAGGCGCTGCGGGCGATCAGTCCCGGCATGAGTTATGTCCCCGACCGCCGGTTCGTGATCGACGGCAGCGTCGCCACGACGACCGGCATCACCGCCTCGATGCCGATGATGCTGACCTTGATCGAGGCGATCGCCGGCCGCGCCCGGGCGGCGGCGGTGGCGGTGGACCTCGGCCTCACGGAATGGGACGCCCGGCATGCTAGCGCCGCATTCCGGCTTACCCGGCCCTTCGCGGCAACGGTGCTGCGCAACCGCCTGGCCTTCTGGCGGCACGAGGAGCTCGGCATCGACCTGCGAGCCGGGATGGATGAGGTGGCGCTGGCGCTCGCCGCCGATGCCTGGTCGCGGACCTATCGCTCTCGGGCGGTGACGTTCGCGGACGGGCCCGTCGAGACCCGCAGCGGCATCCGCATCCTGCCGGATCGCCCGGCCGCTTCCCGCGCCGGGGAACCGTCGATCCTCGCGATCGACGACCGCCGTCCGGTCGAGGCGCTGGACGCGACACTCGCCGCCATCGCCGAGCGATACGGGGCGTCGACCGCCCGGGTCGTGGCGATGCAGCTGGAATATCCGGGCGCCTGGAACGGCCCTGACAGCAGCGGCGGCGCCGCCACCGCTTCGGCGGTATCCGCCGTGCCGCGCGCTGGCAGCAGACACCGGCCAGGGAGGTCGCCATGA
- a CDS encoding VOC family protein: protein MTELVPCLWFDRGEAKKAAEFYAATFPDSTVDRVNAAVADYPSGKEGDELTVEFTLLGRKFVGLNGGPIFTPNEAVSFMVVTADQEETDRYWNAIVGNGGQESVCGWCKDRWGYSWQITPKLLLDLTTGPDRGKAKRAFTAMLGMGKIDVAAIEAAASEA from the coding sequence ATGACCGAACTCGTTCCCTGCCTGTGGTTCGACCGCGGCGAAGCGAAGAAGGCGGCGGAATTCTATGCCGCGACATTTCCCGACAGCACGGTCGACCGGGTGAATGCGGCGGTGGCCGACTATCCGAGCGGCAAGGAAGGCGACGAACTGACGGTCGAGTTCACCCTGCTCGGCCGGAAGTTCGTCGGCCTGAACGGCGGACCGATCTTCACGCCGAACGAGGCCGTCTCCTTCATGGTCGTCACCGCGGACCAGGAAGAGACCGACCGCTACTGGAACGCGATCGTCGGCAATGGTGGGCAGGAAAGCGTCTGCGGCTGGTGCAAGGATCGCTGGGGCTATTCCTGGCAGATCACGCCGAAGTTGCTGCTCGACCTCACCACCGGGCCCGATCGCGGCAAGGCCAAGCGCGCCTTCACCGCGATGCTGGGGATGGGAAAGATCGACGTCGCGGCGATCGAGGCGGCAGCGAGCGAGGCCTGA